A single region of the Mycobacterium avium subsp. avium genome encodes:
- a CDS encoding nitroreductase family deazaflavin-dependent oxidoreductase, protein MSGRSFDDANAFHRLMRRFASTTAGVALLRPTAHHLDRLVAKATGGRSSFAGLATGIPVVMLTTTGAKSGESRTVPVYGIPHPEGLALIASNFGGAKHPAWYFNLKGHPEATVTVGRDSWHATARLATPDERDQIWAKGVELYPGWRKYEVRAGDRHIEAFILSRAPA, encoded by the coding sequence ATGTCCGGGCGATCGTTCGACGATGCGAATGCTTTTCACCGGTTGATGCGCCGCTTCGCGTCCACGACCGCCGGCGTGGCGCTGCTGCGCCCGACGGCGCATCACCTCGACCGCCTCGTCGCTAAGGCCACCGGCGGGCGGAGCAGCTTCGCCGGGTTGGCAACCGGCATCCCGGTGGTCATGCTCACCACGACGGGCGCCAAATCCGGTGAGTCGCGCACCGTCCCCGTGTACGGGATTCCGCATCCCGAGGGCCTGGCCCTGATCGCATCCAACTTCGGCGGCGCCAAGCATCCGGCCTGGTATTTCAACCTCAAGGGCCACCCGGAAGCGACGGTCACGGTCGGGCGCGACAGCTGGCATGCCACCGCGCGGCTGGCCACGCCCGACGAGCGCGACCAGATCTGGGCCAAAGGTGTCGAGCTGTATCCCGGTTGGCGAAAATACGAGGTGCGGGCTGGCGATCGCCATATCGAGGCGTTCATCCTGAGCCGGGCGCCGGCCTAA
- the thrB gene encoding homoserine kinase, whose protein sequence is MLPAGLVASAVVSASSANLGPGFDSIGLALSLIDEITVETTDSGLVVQVEGEGADQVPLGPEHLVVRAVECGLRAVGVRAAGLVVRCRNAIPHSRGLGSSAAAVVGGLAAANGLVAQANCQPLSDAALIQLSSEFEGHPDNAAAAVFGGAIVSWIDRGGQHPRYAAAPLRLHPDIHLYCAIPQERSLTAETRVLLPAQVSHEDARFNVSRAALLVVALTERPDLLMAATEDVLHQPQRAPAMPASAEYLRLLRRHNVAATLSGAGPSLIALTTASALPPEVTEYGAANGFTLAEMTAGEGVRWSPGVTVVG, encoded by the coding sequence ATGCTGCCCGCCGGGCTGGTGGCCTCCGCCGTCGTGTCGGCGTCCAGTGCCAATCTCGGTCCCGGCTTCGACAGCATCGGCCTGGCACTGAGCCTCATCGACGAGATCACCGTCGAGACAACCGATTCCGGCCTGGTAGTGCAGGTCGAGGGCGAGGGTGCCGACCAGGTGCCGCTCGGCCCGGAACACCTGGTGGTGCGCGCCGTGGAGTGCGGCCTGCGCGCCGTCGGCGTCCGCGCGGCGGGCCTGGTGGTGCGCTGCCGCAACGCCATCCCGCACTCCCGCGGCCTGGGCTCGTCCGCCGCGGCGGTAGTCGGCGGCCTCGCTGCGGCGAACGGCCTTGTCGCACAAGCGAATTGCCAACCGCTGAGTGATGCTGCGCTGATCCAGCTGTCCTCGGAGTTCGAGGGGCATCCGGACAACGCCGCGGCCGCCGTGTTTGGTGGCGCGATCGTTTCCTGGATCGACCGCGGCGGACAGCACCCCCGGTACGCGGCGGCGCCGCTGCGGCTGCACCCCGATATCCACCTGTACTGCGCGATTCCCCAGGAACGCTCGCTGACCGCGGAGACCCGGGTGCTGCTGCCCGCGCAGGTCAGCCACGAGGACGCACGCTTCAACGTGAGCCGAGCCGCGTTGCTGGTGGTCGCGCTCACCGAACGCCCGGATCTGCTGATGGCGGCCACCGAGGACGTGCTGCATCAGCCGCAGCGGGCGCCGGCCATGCCCGCCTCGGCGGAATATTTGCGGCTGCTGCGGCGTCATAACGTGGCAGCGACGCTTTCCGGGGCCGGTCCCTCGTTGATCGCACTGACCACAGCGTCGGCGTTGCCCCCGGAAGTGACGGAGTACGGGGCGGCGAACGGATTCACCCTCGCCGAAATGACCGCCGGCGAAGGAGTTCGCTGGAGCCCGGGAGTCACCGTCGTCGGTTGA
- a CDS encoding homoserine dehydrogenase, translating into MPRDEKPVGVAVLGLGNVGSEVVRIIEDSAGDLAARIGAPLVLRGVGVRRVADDRGVPVELLTDDIEGLAARDDVDIVVELMGPVEPSRKAILCALEHGKSVVTANKALLSTSTGELAQAAESAHVDLYFEAAVAGAIPVIRPLTQSLAGDTVLRVAGIVNGTTNYILSAMDSTGADYDTALAEASDLGYAEADPTADVEGYDAAAKAAILASIAFHTRVTADDVYREGITKITPADFASARALGCTIKLLSICERITGDDGQERVSARVYPALVPLSHPLATVNGAFNAVVVEARASGRLMFYGQGAGGAPTASAVAGDLVMAARNRVLGSRGPRESKYAQLPVAPMGFISTRYYVSMNVADKPGVLSSVAAEFAKREVSIAEVRQEGVADEGGRRVGARIVVVTHTATDAALSETVHALADLDVVQSVTSVLRLEGTSL; encoded by the coding sequence GTGCCCCGTGACGAAAAGCCGGTTGGTGTAGCGGTACTCGGGTTGGGCAACGTCGGCAGCGAAGTCGTCCGCATCATCGAGGACAGCGCCGGTGACCTGGCGGCCCGCATCGGTGCCCCCCTGGTGCTGCGGGGCGTCGGGGTGCGCCGCGTCGCCGACGACCGCGGTGTTCCGGTCGAGCTGCTCACCGACGACATCGAAGGACTCGCCGCGCGCGACGACGTTGACATCGTCGTGGAGTTGATGGGGCCGGTGGAACCGTCCCGCAAGGCCATTCTGTGCGCGCTCGAGCACGGCAAGTCGGTCGTCACGGCCAACAAGGCGCTGCTGTCCACCTCCACCGGCGAATTGGCACAGGCCGCCGAAAGCGCGCACGTGGACCTGTATTTCGAGGCCGCCGTGGCCGGCGCCATCCCGGTGATCCGGCCGCTGACCCAGTCGTTGGCGGGTGACACGGTGCTGCGGGTCGCCGGCATCGTCAACGGCACCACCAACTACATCTTGTCCGCGATGGACAGCACCGGCGCCGACTACGACACCGCGCTGGCCGAAGCCAGCGACCTGGGCTACGCCGAGGCCGACCCCACCGCCGACGTCGAGGGGTACGACGCCGCGGCCAAGGCCGCGATTCTCGCGTCGATCGCGTTCCACACCCGGGTGACCGCCGACGACGTCTACCGGGAGGGCATCACCAAGATCACCCCGGCCGACTTCGCCTCCGCCCGCGCCCTGGGCTGCACCATCAAACTGTTGTCCATCTGCGAACGCATCACCGGCGACGATGGCCAGGAACGGGTTTCGGCGCGCGTCTACCCGGCGCTGGTGCCGCTGTCCCATCCGCTGGCCACGGTCAACGGCGCCTTCAACGCGGTGGTGGTCGAGGCCAGGGCCTCCGGCCGGCTGATGTTCTACGGCCAGGGCGCCGGTGGAGCGCCGACGGCGTCCGCGGTGGCCGGTGACCTGGTGATGGCCGCGCGAAACCGGGTGCTGGGCAGCCGCGGCCCGCGGGAGTCCAAGTACGCCCAACTCCCGGTCGCACCAATGGGTTTCATCTCCACCCGCTACTACGTGAGCATGAACGTGGCCGACAAGCCGGGTGTGTTGTCGTCGGTGGCGGCCGAATTCGCCAAGCGCGAGGTGAGCATCGCCGAGGTCCGTCAGGAGGGCGTCGCCGACGAGGGCGGCCGCCGGGTGGGTGCCCGCATCGTCGTGGTCACCCACACCGCCACCGATGCCGCGCTTTCCGAAACCGTGCATGCGCTCGCCGATTTGGACGTCGTGCAGAGCGTGACGAGCGTGCTGCGACTGGAAGGGACCAGCCTATGA
- the argS gene encoding arginine--tRNA ligase has protein sequence MTPADLAELLRNTAAAVLAERGLDAAALPATVVVERPRNPEHGDYASNLALQLGKKVGANPRELAGWLAAALAETDGIASAEVAGPGFINLRLEASAQAVVVTNVLDAGDRYGHSDAQSTHNINLEFVSANPTGPIHIGGTRWAAVGDALGRLLSTQGAGVVREYYFNDHGAQIDRFASSLIAAAKGEPTPEDGYAGSYINDIAAQVLRQAPDALSLPEPQLRETFRAIGVDLMFTHIKESLHEFGTDFDVYTHEDSMHTSGRVDQAIARLRETGNIYEKDGATWLRTSAFGDDKDRVVIKSDGKPAYIAGDIAYYLDKRQRGFDLCIYMLGADHHGYIARLKAVAAAFGDDPAAVEVLIGQMVNLVRDGQPVRMSKRAGTVITLDDLVEAIGVDAARYSLIRSSVDTPIDIELALWSSASNENPVYYVQYAHARLSALARNAAELGLIPDTAHLELLSHDKEGTLLRTLGEFPRVLKTAASLREPHRVCRYLEDLAGDYHRFYDSCRVLPQGDEQPTDLHTARLALCQATRQVIANGLAILGVTAPERM, from the coding sequence GTGACCCCCGCTGACCTCGCCGAGCTGCTCAGAAACACCGCCGCCGCGGTGCTGGCCGAGCGTGGGCTGGACGCGGCCGCGTTGCCGGCGACGGTCGTCGTCGAGCGCCCCCGCAACCCCGAGCACGGCGACTACGCCAGCAACCTCGCGCTGCAGCTGGGCAAAAAGGTCGGCGCCAATCCCCGCGAGCTGGCCGGATGGCTGGCCGCCGCGCTGGCCGAAACCGACGGCATCGCCTCGGCGGAGGTGGCCGGCCCGGGCTTCATCAACCTGCGCCTCGAGGCGTCGGCGCAGGCCGTCGTCGTCACCAACGTGCTCGACGCCGGCGACCGCTACGGCCACTCCGACGCGCAATCCACCCACAACATCAACCTGGAATTCGTCTCGGCCAACCCCACCGGGCCGATCCACATCGGCGGCACCCGCTGGGCCGCCGTCGGCGACGCGCTGGGCCGGCTGCTGTCCACCCAGGGCGCCGGCGTGGTGCGCGAATACTATTTCAACGACCACGGCGCCCAGATCGACCGGTTCGCCAGCTCGCTGATCGCCGCCGCCAAGGGCGAGCCGACGCCCGAAGACGGCTACGCCGGCAGCTACATCAACGACATCGCCGCCCAGGTGCTGCGCCAGGCGCCCGACGCGCTGAGCCTGCCCGAGCCGCAGCTGCGCGAGACCTTCCGCGCCATCGGCGTCGACCTGATGTTCACCCACATCAAAGAGTCGCTGCACGAGTTCGGCACCGACTTCGACGTGTACACCCACGAAGACTCGATGCACACCAGCGGCCGGGTCGACCAAGCCATCGCCCGGCTGCGCGAAACCGGCAACATCTACGAGAAGGACGGCGCAACGTGGTTGCGCACCAGTGCATTTGGTGATGACAAAGACCGCGTGGTGATCAAGAGCGACGGCAAGCCCGCCTACATCGCCGGCGACATCGCCTACTACCTGGACAAGCGGCAGCGCGGCTTCGACCTGTGCATCTACATGCTGGGCGCCGACCACCACGGCTACATCGCCCGGCTCAAGGCGGTCGCCGCCGCGTTCGGCGACGACCCGGCCGCCGTCGAGGTGCTCATCGGGCAGATGGTCAACCTGGTCCGCGACGGCCAGCCGGTCCGGATGAGCAAGCGGGCGGGAACCGTGATCACGCTCGACGACCTGGTCGAGGCGATCGGCGTCGACGCGGCGCGCTACAGCCTGATCCGCTCCTCGGTGGACACCCCGATCGACATCGAGCTGGCGCTGTGGTCCTCGGCGTCGAACGAAAACCCGGTCTACTACGTGCAATACGCGCACGCCCGGCTGTCCGCGCTGGCCCGTAATGCCGCCGAACTGGGCCTCATCCCCGACACCGCGCACCTGGAACTGCTCAGCCACGACAAGGAGGGGACGCTGCTGCGCACCCTCGGCGAATTCCCGCGGGTGCTCAAAACCGCGGCGTCGCTGCGCGAGCCGCACCGGGTGTGCCGGTATCTGGAGGACCTGGCCGGTGACTACCACCGGTTCTACGACTCCTGCCGGGTGCTGCCGCAGGGCGACGAGCAGCCCACCGATCTGCACACCGCCCGGCTGGCGCTGTGCCAGGCGACCCGGCAGGTGATCGCCAACGGGCTGGCGATACTGGGCGTGACCGCTCCGGAGCGAATGTGA
- the thrC gene encoding threonine synthase produces the protein MSAQRTAVHQPWPGLIEAYRDRLPVGDDWTPVTLLEGGTPLIPARRLSEKTGCTVHLKVEGLNPTGSFKDRGMTMAVTDALVRGQQAVLCASTGNTSASAAAYAARAGITCAVLIPQGKIAMGKLAQAVMHGAKIIQIDGNFDDCLELARKMAADFPTISLVNSVNPVRIEGQKTAAFEIVDVLGAAPDVHALPVGNAGNITAYWKGYTEYHHEGLIEKLPRMLGTQAAGAAPLVHGEPVKNPETIATAIRIGAPASWTAAVDAQQQSHGRFLAATDDEILAAYHLVAESEGVFVEPASAASIAGLLKAVEDGWVARGSTVVCTVTGNGLKDPDTALRDMPTVTPLPVDPVLVVEKLGLA, from the coding sequence ATGAGCGCCCAGCGCACCGCCGTCCATCAGCCCTGGCCCGGCCTCATCGAGGCCTACCGGGACCGGCTGCCGGTGGGCGACGACTGGACCCCGGTGACCCTGCTCGAGGGCGGCACCCCGCTGATCCCGGCCCGCCGGCTCTCGGAAAAGACCGGCTGCACAGTCCATCTCAAGGTCGAGGGCCTCAACCCCACCGGCTCCTTCAAGGACCGCGGCATGACGATGGCGGTCACCGACGCGCTGGTGCGCGGCCAGCAGGCGGTGCTGTGCGCCTCCACCGGCAACACCTCGGCGTCGGCGGCGGCCTATGCGGCCCGTGCCGGCATCACCTGCGCGGTGCTGATCCCGCAGGGCAAGATCGCGATGGGCAAGCTCGCGCAGGCGGTCATGCACGGCGCCAAGATCATTCAGATCGACGGCAACTTCGACGACTGCCTGGAGCTGGCCCGCAAGATGGCCGCCGACTTCCCGACGATCTCCTTGGTCAATTCGGTCAACCCGGTGCGCATCGAGGGTCAGAAGACCGCGGCGTTCGAGATCGTCGACGTCCTGGGCGCCGCGCCTGACGTGCACGCGCTTCCGGTCGGCAACGCCGGCAACATCACCGCGTACTGGAAGGGATACACCGAATATCACCACGAGGGCCTGATCGAGAAGCTGCCCCGCATGCTCGGCACCCAGGCCGCCGGGGCGGCCCCGCTCGTGCACGGCGAGCCGGTCAAAAACCCCGAGACCATCGCGACCGCGATCCGCATCGGCGCGCCGGCATCGTGGACCGCGGCCGTCGACGCGCAGCAGCAATCCCACGGCCGCTTCCTGGCGGCCACCGACGACGAGATCCTGGCCGCCTATCATCTGGTCGCCGAGTCCGAGGGCGTGTTCGTCGAACCCGCCTCGGCCGCCAGCATCGCGGGACTGCTGAAGGCGGTCGAGGACGGCTGGGTGGCGCGCGGGTCGACGGTGGTGTGCACGGTGACCGGCAACGGCCTGAAGGATCCGGACACCGCGCTGCGGGACATGCCGACCGTGACCCCGCTGCCGGTCGATCCGGTCCTGGTGGTCGAGAAGCTCGGGCTGGCCTGA
- the lysA gene encoding diaminopimelate decarboxylase translates to MNVHPAGPRHAEETRHPESPPRPQSPEELLVLAPNVWPRNATRNEAGVATIAGVAVTELAREYGTPLFVVDEDDFRSRCREIASAFGGGNNVHYAAKVFLCSEVARWIDEEGLSLDVCTGGELAVALHADFPPERITFHGNNKSVAELTAAVKAGVGHVVLDSMTEIERLDAIAADAGIVQDVFVRLTVGVEAHTHEFISTAHEDQKFGLSVASGAALAAVGRVFDTEHLRLVGLHSHIGSQIFDVAGFELAARRVIGLLHDAVEQFGVEKTAQIATVDLGGGLGISYLAADEPPPMGELAGKLSAIVQHESAAVRLPTPRLVVEPGRAIAGPGTITLYEVGTVKDVDVSATAHRRYVSVDGGMSDNIRTALYDAQYDARLVSRVSDAPAELARIVGKHCESGDIVVRDTWVPGDLRPGDLIGVAATGAYCYSLSSRYNMVCRPAVVAVRDGRARLVLRRETVDDLLSLEVR, encoded by the coding sequence GTGAACGTCCACCCCGCCGGTCCTCGGCATGCCGAAGAGACCCGCCACCCTGAAAGCCCGCCGCGCCCGCAGTCTCCCGAGGAGCTGTTGGTGCTCGCGCCGAATGTGTGGCCCCGCAACGCGACTCGCAACGAGGCCGGCGTCGCGACCATCGCCGGGGTCGCGGTGACCGAGCTGGCCCGCGAGTACGGCACCCCGCTGTTCGTTGTCGACGAGGACGACTTTCGGTCCCGCTGCCGCGAGATCGCGTCGGCCTTCGGCGGCGGCAACAACGTGCACTATGCCGCCAAGGTCTTCCTGTGCAGCGAGGTGGCCCGCTGGATCGACGAGGAAGGCCTGTCACTCGACGTGTGCACCGGCGGCGAACTGGCCGTCGCCCTGCACGCCGACTTCCCCCCGGAGCGAATCACCTTCCACGGCAACAACAAATCCGTCGCGGAGCTGACGGCCGCGGTCAAAGCCGGTGTGGGGCATGTCGTTTTGGACTCGATGACCGAGATCGAGCGGCTGGACGCCATCGCGGCCGACGCGGGCATCGTCCAGGACGTCTTCGTGCGTCTCACCGTCGGTGTGGAGGCCCACACCCACGAGTTCATCTCCACCGCGCATGAGGACCAGAAGTTCGGGCTGTCCGTGGCCAGCGGTGCCGCGCTGGCCGCCGTCGGCCGGGTTTTCGACACCGAACACCTGCGGCTGGTCGGCCTGCACAGCCACATCGGTTCGCAGATCTTCGACGTCGCCGGCTTCGAACTCGCCGCCCGCCGCGTCATCGGCTTGCTGCACGACGCGGTCGAGCAGTTCGGCGTCGAGAAAACAGCGCAGATAGCCACCGTGGATCTCGGTGGGGGACTTGGCATTTCGTACCTAGCCGCGGACGAGCCGCCGCCGATGGGTGAGCTGGCGGGCAAGCTGAGCGCGATCGTGCAGCACGAGTCCGCGGCGGTGAGGCTGCCGACACCGCGGCTGGTGGTCGAGCCGGGACGGGCCATCGCCGGCCCCGGCACGATAACCCTCTACGAGGTGGGCACCGTCAAGGACGTCGACGTGAGCGCCACCGCGCACCGGCGCTACGTGAGCGTGGACGGCGGCATGAGCGACAACATCCGCACCGCGCTGTATGACGCCCAGTACGACGCCCGGCTGGTCTCCCGGGTCAGCGATGCACCCGCCGAGTTGGCCCGGATTGTCGGAAAGCATTGCGAGAGCGGCGATATCGTGGTTCGAGACACCTGGGTCCCCGGCGATCTGAGGCCCGGTGACCTGATCGGGGTGGCCGCCACCGGCGCCTACTGTTATTCGCTGTCGAGTCGGTACAACATGGTCTGCCGCCCGGCCGTCGTCGCGGTGCGTGACGGCCGCGCGCGTCTGGTGCTGCGCCGCGAGACGGTCGACGATCTACTGAGTCTGGAAGTGAGGTGA